A stretch of the Gracilinanus agilis isolate LMUSP501 chromosome 4, AgileGrace, whole genome shotgun sequence genome encodes the following:
- the MMD gene encoding monocyte to macrophage differentiation factor, which yields MRFKSRFQRFMNHRAPANSRYKPTCYEHAANCYTHALLIVPAIVGSALLHRLSDDCWEKITAWIYGMGLCALFIVSTVFHIVSWKKSHLRTMEHCFHMCDRMVIYFFIAASYAPWLNLRELGPLASHMRWFIWLMAAGGTIYVFLYHEKYKVVELFFYLTMGFSPALVVTSMNNTDGLQELACGGLIYCLGVVFFKSDGIIPFAHAIWHLFVATAAAVHYYAIWKYLYRSPTDFIRHL from the exons GTTCATGAACCATCGGGCCCCAGCCAACAGCCGCTATAAACCTACCTGTTATGAGCATGCCGCTAACTGTTACACACATGCA CTCCTCATTGTTCCTGCTATCGTGGGCAGTGCCCTCCTCCATCGACTATCGGATGACTGTTGGGAAAAGATCACAGCATGGATTTATGGAATGGGCCTATGTGCCCTCTTCATAGTTTCCACAGTATTTCACATCGTTTCATGGAAAAAGAGTCACTTAAG GACAATGGAGCATTGTTTTCATATGTGCGATAGAATGGTGATCTATTTCTTCATTGCAGCCTCCTATGCGCCATG GTTAAATCTCCGTGAACTTGGACCCCTGGCATCTCATATGCGTTGGTTTATCTGGCTCATGGCAGCTGGAGGAACCATTTATGTATTTCTCTACCATGAAAA GTATAAAGTGGTGGAGCTATTTTTCTATCTAACAATGGGATTTTCTCCTGCATTGGTGGTAACATCAATG AATAACACCGATGGGCTACAAGAACTTGCCTGTGGAGGCTTAATTTATTGCTTAGGAGTCGTGTTCTTCAAAAGCGATGGCATCATTCCATTTGCCCATGCCATTTGGCACCTTTTTGTGGCTACAGCAGCAGCAGTACATTACTATGCCATTTGGAAATACCTTTACCGAAGTCCTACAGACTTTATCCGACACTTATGA